One stretch of Chryseobacterium sp. LJ668 DNA includes these proteins:
- a CDS encoding aspartate kinase: MKIFKFGGASVKDAESVKNVSMVLKSQGFEECLLVISAMGKTTNELEKVVELYFEKNNYQTEIEKIKQKHIEIAKGLFRNDHVAFDEINLFFDDIVSFLRRNKSPNYNFVYDQVVSCGEMISTKIVSEYLNDIQFTNQWLDARDYIKTDDSYRDGNVNWAKTEEFIATLNPSICYVTQGFIGSDDNNFTVTLGREGSDYSAAIFAYCLNATAMTIWKDVPGVMTGDPRKFNNVSLLSNISYEEAIEMAYYGASVIHPKTLQPLQQKNIPFYVKSFVDPTKGGTKVGACEENQHEESYILKENQTLMKISTRDFSFIAEDHMSLVFGYLSKYKIKVSLMQNSAISLALCLEDKFLKIDELNEELQKVFKTDVVKNVSLFTVRNAKMENIGKFYQEKSVLLEQIAKNTLQMVTQ, from the coding sequence ATGAAAATTTTCAAGTTTGGTGGAGCTTCGGTAAAAGATGCCGAAAGTGTAAAAAATGTGTCTATGGTTTTGAAGAGCCAGGGCTTTGAGGAATGTCTGCTGGTCATTTCAGCAATGGGTAAAACAACCAATGAGCTGGAAAAAGTAGTAGAACTGTACTTTGAAAAAAATAACTACCAAACCGAAATTGAAAAGATAAAACAGAAGCACATTGAAATAGCTAAGGGGCTTTTCCGGAATGACCATGTGGCTTTTGACGAAATTAACCTGTTTTTTGATGATATCGTTTCATTCTTAAGAAGAAATAAATCTCCTAACTATAACTTCGTTTATGATCAGGTGGTGAGCTGCGGAGAAATGATTTCTACCAAAATTGTAAGCGAATATCTGAATGACATTCAATTTACCAATCAATGGCTTGATGCAAGAGATTATATTAAAACTGATGATTCTTACAGAGACGGAAATGTAAACTGGGCGAAAACTGAAGAGTTTATAGCCACCTTAAACCCGTCTATTTGCTACGTAACTCAAGGTTTTATAGGATCAGATGACAATAATTTTACGGTAACATTAGGGCGAGAAGGTTCAGATTACTCTGCCGCTATTTTTGCGTATTGCCTAAATGCAACGGCGATGACGATCTGGAAAGATGTTCCCGGAGTTATGACGGGCGATCCAAGAAAATTCAATAATGTCTCTCTGCTTTCCAATATTTCCTACGAAGAAGCCATTGAAATGGCGTATTACGGCGCAAGTGTCATTCACCCAAAAACATTACAGCCTCTACAGCAGAAAAATATTCCTTTTTATGTAAAATCTTTTGTTGATCCTACGAAAGGAGGAACAAAAGTAGGTGCCTGTGAAGAAAACCAGCATGAAGAATCATATATTTTAAAAGAAAATCAAACCTTAATGAAAATTTCTACCAGAGATTTCTCTTTCATCGCAGAAGACCATATGAGTCTGGTTTTCGGGTATTTATCTAAATATAAAATTAAAGTTTCGCTGATGCAGAACTCTGCAATTTCATTAGCTTTATGTCTGGAAGACAAATTTTTGAAAATTGATGAACTCAACGAAGAACTTCAGAAAGTTTTTAAAACTGATGTCGTAAAAAATGTATCTTTATTTACGGTAAGGAATGCAAAAATGGAAAACATCGGTAAATTTTACCAGGAAAAAAGTGTATTATTGGAGCAGATTGCGAAAAATACACTGCAGATGGTAACACAATAA
- a CDS encoding lysophospholipid acyltransferase family protein — MSLISKNDLIKASGLNKMGFLKNPIASAVMSVAKINEVNRLYDKLKDKEGKDFFDSFVRERNLSYIAFEEDLAKIPKTGPFILVSNHPLGAIDGILMCKVLSEVRPDFKVMGNFLLEKIKPMEPYVISVNPFEGRKEAYSSSSGMRGTLKHLENGGCVGIFPAGEVSNKNNPYGEILDREWEKPALKLIKMAKVPVVPMYFHAKNSTLFYQVSKIHPNLQTLMLPAEMMNDREKPIRIRIGKPITVKAMDDMETIEELGEFLKRKVYMMKSYYEKRKSLAQVINLKNLSLKFQLLREENIVQNIIDETPKEDILKDINKLKGTDKMLFSNGNYEIYFTPYEQIPSVMREIGRQRELTFRAVGEGSNLPFDLDEYDKHYHHLFLWDNATEQLAGAYRMALGKDVMKKFGIKGFYTSSLFEFEQDIHPFFKKVIEMGRAYIREEYQQKPLPLFLLWRGIVHVCLRNPDHKFLMGGVSISNKFSEFSKSLMIEFMRSNYYDSAVAQYITPRNEYKVKLRERDKNLFFDEMESDLNKLDKIIDDLEPELRLPVLIKKYIKQNAKVIAFNVDPNFNDAIDGLMYIRISDLPESTIKPVLEEMSEQIRKEQENNTPENQ; from the coding sequence ATGAGTTTAATTTCGAAAAATGACTTAATCAAAGCTTCCGGCTTAAATAAAATGGGATTTCTCAAGAATCCTATTGCGTCTGCTGTAATGAGCGTTGCCAAGATCAATGAAGTAAACAGATTATACGACAAATTAAAAGACAAGGAAGGCAAAGATTTTTTCGACTCATTTGTTAGAGAAAGAAATTTAAGTTACATCGCATTTGAAGAAGATTTAGCAAAAATCCCTAAGACAGGACCATTTATACTGGTTTCAAACCATCCGCTCGGCGCAATCGACGGGATTTTGATGTGCAAAGTTTTATCAGAAGTAAGACCGGATTTCAAAGTAATGGGTAATTTTCTTTTAGAAAAGATAAAGCCGATGGAACCTTATGTAATTTCCGTCAATCCTTTTGAAGGCAGAAAAGAAGCTTATAGCAGCTCTTCGGGAATGCGGGGCACGCTGAAACACCTTGAAAATGGTGGCTGCGTAGGAATTTTTCCTGCAGGTGAAGTCTCAAATAAAAATAATCCTTACGGCGAAATTCTAGATAGAGAATGGGAAAAACCTGCTTTAAAGCTTATCAAAATGGCGAAAGTTCCGGTAGTTCCCATGTATTTTCATGCAAAGAACAGTACATTATTTTACCAGGTCTCAAAAATTCATCCGAATTTACAGACTTTGATGCTTCCAGCAGAAATGATGAATGACCGGGAAAAACCTATCCGTATCAGAATAGGAAAACCAATCACCGTAAAAGCAATGGATGATATGGAAACCATTGAAGAATTGGGTGAATTTTTAAAGCGCAAGGTGTACATGATGAAATCTTACTACGAGAAGAGAAAATCTTTGGCGCAGGTGATTAATCTTAAAAACTTATCGCTGAAATTTCAGTTGTTAAGAGAAGAAAACATTGTCCAGAATATCATTGATGAAACTCCGAAAGAAGATATTTTAAAAGACATCAACAAACTGAAAGGTACAGATAAGATGCTTTTCAGCAACGGGAATTATGAAATTTATTTTACTCCTTACGAGCAGATTCCGTCTGTGATGAGAGAAATAGGACGTCAGCGCGAGCTTACTTTTCGTGCGGTAGGCGAAGGTAGCAATTTACCTTTTGATCTTGATGAGTATGACAAGCACTATCATCATCTTTTTCTCTGGGATAATGCCACAGAACAGCTTGCCGGAGCATACAGAATGGCCCTCGGAAAAGATGTTATGAAAAAATTTGGTATCAAAGGCTTCTACACCAGTTCATTGTTTGAGTTTGAACAGGATATTCATCCTTTTTTTAAGAAGGTAATTGAAATGGGCCGAGCATATATCCGCGAAGAATATCAGCAAAAACCACTTCCGCTTTTTCTTTTGTGGAGAGGGATTGTACACGTTTGTCTGAGAAATCCCGATCACAAATTTTTGATGGGCGGTGTGAGTATCTCAAATAAATTTTCTGAATTTTCGAAATCGCTGATGATTGAATTTATGCGATCTAACTATTATGATTCAGCAGTGGCACAATATATCACACCACGAAATGAATATAAGGTAAAACTTCGTGAGAGGGATAAAAATCTGTTTTTTGACGAAATGGAATCTGATCTTAATAAACTAGACAAGATCATTGATGATCTGGAACCCGAATTAAGATTACCTGTTTTAATTAAAAAATATATCAAGCAAAATGCTAAGGTAATTGCCTTTAATGTAGACCCAAACTTCAACGATGCCATTGACGGATTGATGTATATCAGAATCAGTGATCTTCCTGAAAGCACCATCAAACCTGTTTTGGAAGAAATGAGTGAACAGATCAGAAAAGAACAGGAAAATAATACACCTGAAAATCAGTAA
- a CDS encoding response regulator transcription factor, translating to MKILIIEDETELAESIAEYLSEEKNLCEFANTFREAMHKIETYQYDCIVLDIMLPDGNGLKILEELKSQNKQDGVIIVSAKNALDDKINGLQMGADDYLTKPFHLSELVARIYSIIRRKQFGNSNTVKQNELEIDLLAKTVKINNEVISLTKKEFDLLIYFIGNKNKVISKSILAEYLSGDFADMLDNHDFVYAHVKNLKKKLYDAGCEHYIKTVYGTGYKWYSQ from the coding sequence ATGAAAATCCTGATCATAGAAGACGAAACAGAATTGGCTGAAAGTATCGCAGAATATCTTTCGGAGGAAAAAAATCTTTGTGAGTTTGCAAATACATTTCGTGAAGCAATGCACAAAATAGAAACCTATCAATATGATTGTATTGTTCTTGATATCATGCTTCCAGACGGAAATGGACTTAAAATTCTTGAAGAATTAAAAAGTCAGAATAAACAGGATGGAGTCATTATCGTGTCAGCAAAAAACGCATTAGATGATAAAATAAATGGGCTGCAAATGGGTGCAGATGACTATCTTACAAAACCCTTCCATTTATCTGAATTAGTGGCGAGAATATATTCTATTATTCGCAGAAAACAATTTGGAAATTCAAATACAGTAAAGCAGAATGAACTTGAAATAGATCTTTTAGCTAAAACTGTAAAAATAAATAATGAAGTAATCTCGCTTACCAAAAAAGAATTTGATCTGCTGATTTATTTTATCGGAAATAAGAATAAAGTAATTTCAAAAAGTATTTTAGCAGAATATCTTTCAGGAGATTTTGCTGATATGCTGGATAACCACGATTTTGTATACGCACATGTAAAAAATTTAAAGAAAAAACTTTATGACGCCGGATGTGAACATTATATAAAAACGGTCTATGGAACGGGATATAAATGGTATTCTCAATAA
- a CDS encoding sensor histidine kinase, with amino-acid sequence MKPLLSKTTKPFLIYVLIILIISIPVYFIVVDTIWKNELDEHNKTIAQKTAFEFNHLKLSDEELKKSIMLWEKIQPETNIQEVLADPLKKDVYSTIEKPKLFSSEPEIERYRSLKTVVYINSKPYIFTVETNIEESQETIAAITVITTFFFIMIVLGLLILNKNLSETVWKPFRITLEKLKNFNLNSQNPIEFEQTDTREFEELHQSLRKLIDHNILAYQTQKEFTENASHELQTPLAILKNKIDLLLQNKDLTEKQYHIVEEMNKTLTRSSRINKNLLLLAKIDNNQFDTHEKIQIDTLIRQSLALLEEHFQQKNIRLTSNVNPRINVCGDGGLTEVLINNLLINAIRYTDFDGSVSVKLTHSSLEITNSGSEKLNADFLFKRFSRLSTENKGSGLGLAIIKQICRFQSWNVDYKFENRSHVFTVLF; translated from the coding sequence TTGAAACCCTTATTAAGCAAAACGACAAAACCATTTCTGATTTATGTTCTGATAATTCTGATCATAAGCATTCCTGTTTATTTTATTGTTGTAGACACCATTTGGAAAAATGAGCTAGATGAACACAACAAAACTATTGCTCAAAAAACAGCATTCGAGTTTAATCATCTTAAACTTTCTGATGAAGAGCTTAAGAAAAGTATTATGCTTTGGGAAAAAATTCAGCCAGAAACTAATATACAGGAAGTCTTGGCCGATCCTTTGAAAAAAGATGTATACTCTACAATAGAAAAACCCAAACTTTTTTCTTCAGAGCCAGAAATTGAAAGATACAGAAGCCTTAAAACAGTCGTATATATCAATAGCAAACCTTATATTTTTACGGTAGAAACAAATATTGAAGAATCTCAAGAAACAATTGCTGCAATTACCGTAATCACCACTTTTTTCTTCATAATGATCGTTTTAGGGCTTCTTATTTTAAACAAAAATTTGTCTGAAACAGTATGGAAGCCCTTCAGAATTACATTAGAAAAACTTAAAAATTTTAATCTCAACTCTCAAAATCCCATTGAATTTGAACAAACAGATACTAGAGAATTTGAAGAGCTTCATCAATCTTTGCGAAAACTCATTGATCATAATATTCTGGCCTATCAAACTCAAAAAGAGTTTACTGAAAACGCTTCCCACGAATTACAAACACCATTGGCCATTCTTAAAAATAAGATTGATCTCCTTCTGCAGAATAAAGATCTCACTGAAAAACAGTATCATATTGTAGAAGAAATGAATAAAACGCTGACTAGAAGTTCACGAATCAATAAAAATCTTCTTTTATTGGCTAAAATAGATAACAATCAGTTTGACACTCATGAGAAAATACAAATTGATACCCTGATAAGACAAAGTTTAGCACTATTAGAAGAGCATTTTCAGCAAAAAAACATTAGACTAACATCTAATGTTAATCCCAGGATCAACGTCTGCGGAGATGGTGGATTAACTGAAGTTTTAATCAACAATTTGTTAATTAATGCAATACGTTACACTGACTTTGATGGTTCCGTTTCTGTAAAATTGACCCATTCAAGCTTAGAAATTACAAATTCCGGATCAGAAAAATTAAATGCTGATTTTCTATTTAAAAGATTTTCAAGACTATCCACAGAAAATAAAGGAAGTGGTTTGGGATTGGCAATTATCAAACAAATCTGCAGATTTCAAAGTTGGAACGTTGACTATAAGTTTGAAAACCGCAGTCATGTTTTTACAGTTTTATTTTAA